One genomic segment of Leptolyngbya sp. FACHB-261 includes these proteins:
- a CDS encoding DMT family transporter has protein sequence MLNLLNLDLLALRGELAALCGAVLWALVAAIYTRAGQQVSPLGLNLSKSTIAIGLLGVTIALQGEAGPGLGRPLLLLLLSGAVGVGLGDTAYFEALKELGAQRALLLEALAPPLTALLALIFLQETLSLGAWFGILLTVLGVTWVISERSSRRLPRAIAPLKRPWRGINFGLLAALGNGSSAVLARSALADTSVSPIWAALLRLGAGVLALLLWGSAQGQINRKHLLAPPNAVNPLWQPWHLFGALVIASFGGTYLGIWLQQIALKFTAAGIAQALGSTSPLFILPIALCLGETVSLRALAGVLVAVMGVAMLFSLR, from the coding sequence TTGTTAAATCTGCTCAATCTCGATCTTTTAGCGCTACGGGGGGAACTAGCAGCGCTCTGTGGGGCAGTTCTGTGGGCTCTAGTTGCGGCAATTTATACCCGTGCTGGTCAACAGGTTTCGCCGCTGGGGCTCAATCTCAGCAAAAGTACGATCGCCATTGGTCTGCTAGGAGTAACGATTGCCCTCCAGGGCGAAGCTGGCCCTGGCCTCGGCCGTCCGCTGCTGCTGCTCCTGCTCAGTGGTGCAGTGGGAGTTGGCCTGGGCGATACTGCCTATTTTGAAGCACTCAAGGAGCTGGGAGCCCAACGAGCACTTTTGCTAGAGGCCTTAGCGCCGCCGCTGACCGCTCTGTTGGCCCTAATCTTTTTGCAAGAAACCCTATCGTTGGGAGCTTGGTTCGGCATTTTGCTGACCGTATTGGGGGTTACTTGGGTGATTAGCGAGCGATCATCTAGGCGATTGCCGCGAGCAATCGCCCCACTCAAGCGCCCCTGGCGAGGCATCAATTTTGGTCTGTTAGCGGCTTTGGGAAATGGCAGTAGTGCGGTGCTGGCGCGTTCGGCACTGGCAGACACAAGTGTGAGCCCTATATGGGCAGCACTGCTACGGCTTGGAGCAGGGGTATTAGCGCTGCTGCTGTGGGGCTCGGCTCAGGGGCAGATCAACCGCAAGCACTTGCTGGCCCCGCCCAACGCAGTTAACCCTCTCTGGCAACCCTGGCATTTGTTTGGGGCACTAGTCATTGCTTCTTTTGGTGGCACCTACCTGGGGATTTGGCTACAGCAGATCGCCCTCAAATTTACTGCTGCAGGCATTGCCCAAGCTTTAGGCTCGACTAGTCCCCTGTTTATTCTGCCCATCGCTCTATGCCTAGGAGAGACTGTTAGCTTGAGGGCGCTGGCGGGAGTGCTAGTGGCTGTGATGGGCGTAGCAATGCTGTTTAGCCTCCGCTAA
- a CDS encoding alpha/beta hydrolase: protein MSYSPVAPLQVVRVPATGAPAGLMVVLHGWGSNPQDLAGLVPYLGLPQVEYQLPAGPFRHPHSANGRAWYDLSFGFGSSPQAQNGLLQSRQALLSWLEGLEASTGIPPERTVLAGFSQGGAMTLDVGLRFSKPLAGLICMSGYLVELPPASQVSRSPILVTHGRRDQVVPLQAAQATRDALQKVGLKVQYQEFDMGHEVNPAALAEVGRFLSSQLSLQ, encoded by the coding sequence ATGAGCTATTCGCCTGTTGCTCCCTTGCAGGTCGTGCGGGTTCCTGCCACTGGTGCTCCTGCGGGGTTGATGGTCGTTCTGCACGGCTGGGGAAGCAATCCCCAAGATCTGGCCGGACTGGTACCCTACCTGGGACTGCCTCAGGTAGAGTACCAACTGCCTGCTGGCCCTTTTCGCCATCCTCACTCGGCTAATGGACGGGCCTGGTATGACCTGAGCTTTGGCTTTGGTTCCTCGCCCCAGGCTCAAAACGGTCTGCTCCAAAGTCGTCAAGCTCTGCTGTCCTGGTTGGAGGGTTTGGAGGCCAGTACAGGCATCCCACCAGAGCGCACTGTTCTAGCTGGATTCTCACAGGGTGGGGCGATGACCCTGGATGTAGGTCTAAGGTTTTCTAAGCCGCTGGCTGGGTTAATTTGCATGAGTGGCTATCTTGTGGAGCTGCCTCCAGCCTCCCAGGTCAGCCGCTCACCGATTTTGGTCACACATGGCCGTCGTGATCAGGTCGTACCCCTTCAAGCTGCTCAAGCCACTCGCGATGCGCTTCAAAAGGTTGGCCTTAAGGTGCAGTACCAGGAGTTTGATATGGGTCACGAAGTTAATCCTGCTGCCCTGGCCGAAGTCGGAAGATTTCTGTCTAGCCAGTTGAGCCTGCAGTGA